In one window of Cytophagaceae bacterium ABcell3 DNA:
- the tnpB gene encoding IS66 family insertion sequence element accessory protein TnpB (TnpB, as the term is used for proteins encoded by IS66 family insertion elements, is considered an accessory protein, since TnpC, encoded by a neighboring gene, is a DDE family transposase.), with amino-acid sequence MLSLSHQCRYFLYSGKTDMRKGFDSLSGIVRSKLNENPMNGDIFIFLNRNRNHVKLLLWEGDGFSMYHKRLERGTYEIPVHCKNVTKSEISASVLQLVLQGISLESVRHRKRYKSPGNL; translated from the coding sequence ATGCTTTCATTGTCTCACCAGTGCAGGTACTTTCTCTATTCGGGCAAAACCGACATGCGGAAAGGGTTTGACAGCCTATCAGGTATTGTAAGGAGCAAACTTAACGAAAACCCCATGAACGGGGACATTTTTATTTTCCTGAACCGAAACCGAAACCATGTCAAGCTCCTTTTATGGGAAGGCGACGGTTTCAGTATGTATCACAAACGCCTTGAAAGAGGGACTTATGAAATACCTGTCCATTGCAAAAATGTGACCAAATCTGAAATATCCGCCTCGGTATTGCAACTGGTCTTACAAGGGATTTCCCTTGAGTCGGTCAGGCACCGCAAAAGATATAAAAGTCCTGGAAATCTTTAA
- a CDS encoding helix-turn-helix transcriptional regulator: protein MILSKLKQLRKENGFTQKAIAERLHMARSTYTKLEQGKTQMTIEIVKRISCAYNIPIKDIISEESDGENDKQKEDLTMMLFQMDYQLTENLVRTVPYDELSDLQIKKLKEKGLYEREVYESTPLGGRVYKFSPDWIFDFMIRKCGLEVLFKHNLINSELWQNKWRNYQKQIPNYNEIAIDETDYCVSYTFCLNMPGGTERWFEFADRDFPLVNGHHCEWKALERLVDKFGALTGDIMCYSFIGYHTLRESKPSGKCMLIL, encoded by the coding sequence ATGATTCTATCCAAATTAAAACAGCTAAGAAAAGAAAATGGTTTTACGCAAAAAGCTATAGCTGAACGTCTTCATATGGCTCGTTCAACTTACACTAAGTTAGAACAAGGTAAAACACAGATGACTATTGAAATTGTTAAGAGGATTTCCTGTGCTTATAATATTCCTATTAAAGATATTATTTCAGAAGAGTCTGACGGCGAGAATGATAAACAAAAGGAAGACCTTACTATGATGCTGTTTCAAATGGACTATCAACTGACAGAAAATCTTGTTAGGACAGTTCCATATGATGAATTAAGTGATTTGCAAATTAAAAAATTAAAGGAAAAAGGCTTGTATGAACGAGAAGTATATGAAAGTACTCCATTAGGTGGACGTGTTTACAAGTTCAGTCCTGATTGGATTTTTGATTTTATGATAAGAAAATGTGGGTTAGAGGTTCTTTTTAAGCATAATTTAATAAATAGTGAGTTATGGCAAAATAAATGGAGAAATTATCAAAAGCAGATTCCAAATTACAATGAAATAGCAATTGATGAAACAGATTATTGTGTTTCTTATACGTTTTGCCTGAATATGCCAGGAGGAACAGAAAGGTGGTTTGAATTCGCAGATAGGGATTTTCCATTAGTAAATGGTCACCATTGTGAATGGAAGGCATTAGAACGTTTGGTTGATAAATTCGGAGCACTAACGGGTGACATTATGTGCTACAGTTTTATCGGCTATCACACATTAAGAGAAAGTAAGCCTTCGGGCAAGTGCATGTTGATTTTATAA
- the ltrA gene encoding group II intron reverse transcriptase/maturase yields the protein MIEKVLQPKNLTRALQRVISNKGAAGIDNMTVKDLKAFADENRTAIASSILNRTYIPKPVKGVEIPKGKGKTRMLGVPTVTDRWLQQAVGRQLAAKFELDFEESSYGFRPKKNLHQAVRKALKYINDGYQDIVDIDLKSFFDEVSHCKLLQLIYNKMKCPDTLWLIRKWLRVPILIDGKLHKRRKGVPQGSPLSPLLSNIFLDELDKELKKMGVRYVRYADDFSIYTKSKAEAKRIGNKVYLFLKDKLELPINREKSGIRRPSTFTLLGHGFVPTYQRGEKGKYQLVVKKESWGNLKRELKWLTKKTSPCSLENRLRKLKEVWKGWVNNYRLASIHGKLKALDEWLRNRLRYCIWHDWKKPERKRKNLIRLGVEQGMAYAWSRTRMGGWAVAQSPILKTTITLSRLRRRGYESMLDYYLKYRPQIQ from the coding sequence ATGATAGAAAAAGTATTACAGCCTAAAAACCTGACCAGAGCATTGCAAAGAGTAATCAGCAATAAAGGGGCAGCAGGTATAGACAACATGACGGTAAAGGACCTGAAAGCTTTCGCTGACGAGAACCGCACCGCCATTGCCAGCTCTATACTGAACAGGACGTATATACCCAAACCTGTCAAAGGGGTAGAAATACCCAAAGGTAAAGGGAAAACCAGAATGCTTGGAGTCCCGACAGTAACAGACCGGTGGCTGCAACAAGCCGTAGGACGTCAGCTGGCTGCAAAATTCGAGCTGGATTTTGAAGAGTCCAGCTATGGTTTCCGGCCAAAGAAGAACCTTCATCAGGCAGTCCGCAAAGCACTGAAATACATCAATGATGGATATCAGGACATTGTGGACATAGACCTGAAAAGCTTTTTCGATGAGGTAAGCCACTGTAAACTGTTACAGCTTATTTACAACAAGATGAAATGCCCTGACACCCTGTGGTTGATCCGAAAGTGGTTACGTGTGCCGATCCTGATAGACGGGAAACTCCATAAACGGAGAAAAGGAGTGCCACAGGGCAGCCCGCTGAGTCCGCTTCTGTCCAATATTTTTCTGGATGAACTGGATAAAGAACTCAAGAAAATGGGCGTCCGGTATGTGCGCTATGCAGATGATTTCAGTATCTATACAAAATCAAAAGCAGAAGCAAAAAGGATTGGTAACAAGGTTTACCTTTTCCTGAAAGACAAACTGGAACTCCCAATCAACAGAGAGAAAAGCGGGATACGCAGGCCTTCAACCTTCACCCTGCTGGGTCATGGTTTTGTACCAACCTATCAGAGAGGAGAAAAAGGCAAATATCAGCTTGTAGTAAAGAAAGAAAGTTGGGGAAACCTGAAACGCGAACTCAAATGGCTCACCAAAAAGACCAGCCCGTGCAGTCTGGAAAACCGGTTACGAAAGCTTAAAGAAGTGTGGAAAGGATGGGTGAACAACTACCGTCTGGCAAGTATTCACGGAAAACTGAAAGCACTTGATGAATGGTTGAGAAACCGGTTGAGATACTGCATATGGCATGACTGGAAGAAGCCGGAGAGGAAACGAAAGAACCTTATCAGACTGGGAGTTGAACAAGGGATGGCATATGCCTGGAGCAGGACGAGAATGGGAGGCTGGGCTGTAGCTCAAAGTCCTATTCTTAAAACTACTATTACCTTGTCAAGGCTCAGAAGAAGAGGCTACGAGTCAATGTTGGATTATTACCTGAAATACCGTCCCCAGATTCAGTGA
- a CDS encoding helix-turn-helix transcriptional regulator, translating to MKKIKKYTLEEITDKHIGERGTPKREAFEYELQLDLIGEAIKKARKERNLTQEQLGELVGVKKAQISKLENSLTDARFETIIKVFKALNAKISFNVELLNQKMDIA from the coding sequence ATGAAAAAAATAAAAAAATATACCCTTGAAGAGATAACAGATAAACATATTGGGGAAAGAGGGACTCCTAAACGTGAGGCATTTGAGTATGAATTACAACTTGATTTAATTGGGGAAGCGATTAAAAAAGCAAGAAAAGAAAGAAATTTGACTCAGGAACAATTAGGAGAACTTGTAGGAGTTAAAAAAGCTCAAATTTCAAAATTAGAAAATAGCTTGACCGATGCCCGATTTGAAACAATAATAAAGGTATTTAAAGCTCTAAATGCTAAAATCAGCTTTAACGTGGAATTGTTAAATCAAAAAATGGACATTGCCTGA
- a CDS encoding type II toxin-antitoxin system RelE/ParE family toxin codes for MEQKFKVEFLEEAAEFLDSLDDKAREKIIFNIRKAQIINDNELFKKLSGEIWEFRTLYKKTYYRLFAFWDKSDKSSTVVISTHGLIKKTGKTPSGDLDKAERIRKLYFEQKDNLK; via the coding sequence TTGGAACAGAAATTTAAAGTAGAGTTTCTGGAAGAGGCTGCGGAATTTCTTGATAGTTTGGATGATAAAGCAAGGGAAAAGATAATCTTTAACATCCGGAAAGCTCAAATAATAAATGATAATGAGCTTTTTAAGAAACTTTCGGGCGAAATCTGGGAATTCAGAACATTGTATAAGAAGACATATTACAGACTTTTTGCTTTCTGGGATAAGTCAGATAAGTCCAGCACTGTTGTGATTTCAACGCATGGACTTATAAAAAAAACAGGCAAAACTCCCTCGGGAGACCTTGATAAAGCTGAACGGATTAGAAAATTATACTTTGAACAAAAAGATAATTTAAAATGA
- a CDS encoding IS66 family transposase translates to MLAEGIDYKEKYEEAMSEIALLKFELKELKRLIYGTKSERFVPSSAPEQLNLGLGEEQATAPEKEEVVRFKRVKKETARKHPGRLPIPAHVPRVEEVVEPEEDTSGMKKIGEEVTEVLEYTTGKFHVRKIVRPKYAKPEGEGVAIGELPYRAIEKGIAGASLVAFLVVSKYVDHLPLYRQIQIFKREGLNFPSSTMSDWVKQGVNKLKILYELHKKRTLQAGYLMADETPIKVLDKDKKSKIHRGYYWVYYDPVGKQVLFDYRPGRGSEGPSDILKGFQGYLQCDGYNVYDMFANIKGITLFHCMAHARRMFEKALDNDKENAEHALKEFQKLYDIERKAREAGMSFEERKESRLDAKTTLDDLEEWMKNLYPNIAPRSPIGKALEYSLSRWERLSIYLEDGKLEIDNNLVENSIRPVAIGRKNYLFAGSHDAAQRAAQIYSLVASCKINGVNPLEWMKDVLERIDNHPVNRLEELLPGKWVKL, encoded by the coding sequence ATGCTTGCCGAAGGTATAGACTATAAAGAAAAATATGAGGAGGCGATGTCCGAGATCGCACTTTTGAAGTTTGAGCTCAAAGAGCTGAAGCGCCTCATATATGGCACCAAAAGCGAGCGTTTTGTGCCTTCGTCCGCACCGGAACAGTTAAACCTGGGACTTGGTGAAGAGCAGGCAACTGCCCCTGAAAAAGAGGAGGTCGTCAGGTTTAAGCGTGTCAAAAAAGAAACAGCCCGCAAGCACCCGGGCCGCCTCCCTATACCGGCACATGTACCAAGGGTGGAAGAGGTTGTTGAGCCTGAAGAAGATACCTCAGGCATGAAAAAAATTGGGGAAGAGGTGACAGAGGTTCTTGAATATACCACCGGAAAGTTTCATGTGCGCAAAATTGTACGCCCGAAATACGCAAAACCTGAAGGGGAGGGTGTTGCCATTGGAGAATTGCCATACAGGGCGATAGAGAAAGGGATAGCCGGAGCAAGCCTTGTCGCTTTCCTTGTTGTCAGCAAGTATGTTGACCACCTTCCTTTATACCGCCAGATACAGATATTTAAGAGAGAAGGCCTTAATTTTCCTTCTTCCACAATGTCAGACTGGGTAAAACAAGGGGTAAACAAGCTTAAAATCTTATACGAACTGCATAAAAAGAGGACACTGCAAGCCGGTTACCTGATGGCAGACGAGACACCCATAAAAGTTCTCGACAAGGATAAAAAAAGTAAAATCCACCGGGGGTATTACTGGGTATATTATGACCCTGTCGGGAAACAGGTGCTGTTCGACTATCGTCCCGGGCGCGGGAGCGAAGGGCCATCAGATATACTGAAGGGTTTTCAGGGATACCTGCAATGTGACGGGTATAACGTATATGATATGTTTGCCAACATCAAGGGCATAACATTGTTCCATTGTATGGCACATGCCAGAAGGATGTTTGAGAAAGCATTGGACAATGACAAAGAAAATGCAGAACATGCCTTGAAAGAATTTCAGAAGTTATATGATATTGAGCGTAAAGCAAGGGAGGCCGGGATGTCTTTTGAAGAAAGAAAGGAATCAAGGCTTGATGCAAAAACAACATTGGACGACCTGGAAGAATGGATGAAAAACCTGTACCCTAATATTGCCCCTAGGAGTCCTATTGGAAAGGCGCTCGAATACTCCTTGAGCAGATGGGAAAGGCTCTCCATATATCTTGAGGATGGCAAGCTGGAGATAGATAACAATCTGGTGGAAAACTCAATAAGGCCAGTAGCCATAGGAAGGAAAAATTATCTGTTTGCCGGTTCACATGATGCTGCCCAGAGAGCCGCCCAAATATACTCGCTTGTGGCAAGCTGCAAAATCAACGGTGTAAACCCATTGGAATGGATGAAAGATGTTCTGGAAAGAATAGACAATCACCCGGTAAACAGGCTGGAAGAACTGCTACCCGGGAAGTGGGTAAAATTATAA
- a CDS encoding DUF2971 domain-containing protein — MQTEMNNIQTYFNNYNEKITDSNAQQAVDDFLNNYSTWKNVVGYMVGGKDGEREYGNVLVIFSAALADINPITEGTIDTLIKEIEEYVSKVQYMFEIKLALYGNLGLCWHKLGQLYNNMAIDAFKKYIYYQLTLSNHTSYSSLTCYSFRNCSKFLFQSLINDTLNLSSPTTFNDIFDCPIIELMNNEDEVSKFIREAYLSGVKVACFVKNEKLPYPNENGDDLIRDDKKNERDEEEYLNELMWSHYADSHNGICIKYNFPSHVTTTGNDNKNYVAYFKDVEYTSDLKKYSQQNSINTKDAFFVKGEAWKYENELRLLYYNPTNRDSHISLPISNCIEAVYFSVKCSDKDKQTIKSILKDRKCITYKHQWTGEKTEEIREEKDIEFFQMKIDDKIFGTIKADKILENH, encoded by the coding sequence ATGCAAACAGAAATGAATAATATTCAAACATACTTTAATAATTACAACGAAAAGATAACAGACTCTAATGCTCAACAAGCTGTAGATGATTTTTTGAATAATTATTCTACTTGGAAGAATGTCGTTGGTTATATGGTAGGTGGTAAAGATGGAGAAAGAGAATATGGAAATGTTCTTGTCATTTTTTCAGCTGCTCTTGCCGATATAAATCCTATCACAGAAGGTACTATTGACACTTTAATTAAAGAGATAGAAGAATATGTAAGCAAAGTGCAGTATATGTTCGAGATAAAATTAGCTCTTTATGGTAATCTTGGATTATGTTGGCACAAATTGGGGCAGTTGTACAATAATATGGCTATCGATGCATTCAAAAAATACATATACTATCAATTAACCCTTTCTAATCATACAAGTTACAGCAGTTTGACTTGCTATTCATTTCGTAATTGTTCTAAATTTCTTTTCCAATCATTAATTAATGATACATTAAATCTTTCTTCACCCACAACTTTCAACGATATTTTTGATTGTCCTATAATCGAATTAATGAATAACGAGGATGAGGTTTCAAAATTTATAAGAGAAGCATATTTAAGTGGTGTAAAGGTGGCGTGTTTTGTAAAAAACGAAAAACTACCATATCCCAATGAAAATGGAGACGATTTGATAAGAGATGACAAAAAGAATGAAAGAGATGAAGAGGAATATCTTAATGAATTAATGTGGTCTCATTATGCCGATTCACATAATGGGATTTGTATAAAATATAATTTTCCTAGTCATGTAACAACCACAGGCAATGATAATAAAAACTATGTGGCTTACTTCAAAGATGTCGAGTACACTTCAGATTTGAAAAAATATTCCCAACAAAATTCTATAAACACGAAGGATGCGTTTTTTGTAAAAGGAGAAGCTTGGAAGTATGAAAATGAACTGCGACTTTTATATTACAATCCGACAAACCGTGATTCTCACATTTCTTTGCCAATATCAAATTGCATCGAAGCCGTCTATTTTAGCGTAAAATGTTCTGACAAAGACAAGCAAACAATAAAAAGCATACTGAAAGACAGAAAATGCATAACTTATAAACACCAATGGACAGGTGAAAAAACGGAAGAGATTAGAGAAGAAAAAGACATTGAATTCTTTCAGATGAAAATTGATGACAAAATATTTGGCACAATAAAAGCTGACAAGATTCTTGAAAATCATTGA
- the ltrA gene encoding group II intron reverse transcriptase/maturase, which translates to MIEKVLQPKNLTRALQRVISNKGAAGIDNMTVKDLKAFADENRTAIASSILNRTYIPKPVKGVEIPKGKGKTRMLGVPTVTDRWLQQAVGRQLAAKFELDFEESSYGFRPKKNLHQAVRKALKYINDGYQDIVDIDLKSFFDEVSHCKLLQLIYNKMKCPDTLWLIRKWLRVPILIDGKLHKRRKGVPQGSPLSPLLSNIFLDELDKELKKMGVRYVRYADDFSIYTKSKAEAKRIGNKVYLFLKDKLELPINREKSGIRRPSTFTLLGHGFVPTYQRGEKGKYQLVVKKESWGNLKRELKWLTKKTKPCSLENRLRKLKEVWKGWVNNYRLASIHGKLKALDEWLRNRLRYCIWYDWKKPERKRKNLIRLGVEQGMAYAWKGGT; encoded by the coding sequence ATGATAGAAAAAGTATTACAGCCTAAAAACCTGACCAGAGCATTGCAAAGAGTAATCAGCAATAAAGGGGCAGCAGGTATAGACAACATGACGGTAAAGGACCTGAAAGCTTTCGCTGACGAGAACCGCACCGCCATTGCCAGCTCTATACTGAACAGGACGTATATACCCAAACCTGTCAAAGGGGTAGAAATACCCAAAGGTAAAGGGAAAACCAGAATGCTTGGAGTCCCGACAGTAACAGACCGGTGGCTGCAACAAGCCGTAGGACGTCAGCTGGCTGCAAAATTCGAGCTGGATTTTGAAGAGTCCAGCTATGGTTTCCGGCCAAAGAAGAACCTTCATCAGGCAGTCCGCAAAGCACTGAAATACATCAATGATGGATATCAGGACATTGTGGACATAGACCTGAAAAGCTTTTTCGATGAGGTAAGCCACTGTAAACTGTTACAGCTTATTTACAACAAGATGAAATGCCCTGACACCCTGTGGTTGATCCGAAAGTGGTTACGTGTGCCGATCCTGATAGACGGGAAACTCCATAAACGGAGAAAAGGGGTGCCACAGGGCAGCCCGCTGAGTCCGCTTCTGTCCAATATTTTTCTGGATGAACTGGATAAAGAACTCAAGAAAATGGGCGTCCGGTATGTGCGCTATGCAGATGATTTCAGTATTTACACAAAATCAAAAGCAGAAGCAAAAAGGATTGGTAACAAGGTTTACCTTTTCCTGAAAGACAAACTGGAACTCCCAATCAACAGAGAGAAAAGCGGGATACGCAGGCCTTCAACCTTCACCCTGCTGGGTCATGGTTTTGTACCAACCTATCAGAGAGGAGAAAAAGGCAAATATCAGCTTGTAGTAAAGAAAGAAAGTTGGGGAAACCTGAAACGCGAACTCAAATGGCTCACCAAAAAGACCAAACCGTGCAGTCTGGAAAACCGGTTACGAAAGCTTAAAGAAGTGTGGAAAGGATGGGTGAACAACTACCGTCTGGCAAGTATTCACGGAAAACTGAAAGCACTTGATGAATGGTTGAGAAACCGGTTGAGATACTGCATATGGTATGACTGGAAGAAGCCGGAGAGGAAACGAAAGAACCTTATCAGACTGGGAGTTGAACAAGGGATGGCATATGCCTGGAAGGGCGGAACGTGA
- a CDS encoding group II intron maturase-specific domain-containing protein, which yields MGNRLRKLKEVWKGWVNNYRLASIHGKLKALDEWLRNRLRYCIWSR from the coding sequence CTGGGAAACCGGTTACGAAAGCTTAAAGAAGTGTGGAAAGGTTGGGTGAACAACTACCGGTTGGCAAGTATTCACGGAAAACTGAAAGCTCTTGATGAATGGTTGAGAAACCGGCTGAGATACTGCATATGGTCCCGATAA
- a CDS encoding HD domain-containing protein gives MKYTDKLYGKCELSGVIEELISTGVFQRLRKIHQGGALFLVNNKINHTRFEHSVGVMLLIKRLGGNIEEQIAGLLHDISHTAFSHLIDYVLEIEEEDFHERRYEEVLQNRELFLILEKYGFTMNQFSKIEQYHILEYPLPYLSADRIDYTLRDLFQIGKISTNEIDWFLDGLITHENRVVLKSEEYGKWFQSKYNYLNTAYFGGEESKLINTVMKQIIKNCLREGTIEISDFYEDDFYLIEKIEKIMNLKKHIGELTLKGLGNNDIKTKSRIVNPEVLVNNKVTRLSEIK, from the coding sequence ATGAAGTATACCGATAAACTATATGGAAAATGTGAACTTTCAGGAGTTATTGAAGAACTTATTTCAACGGGTGTTTTCCAGAGACTCAGGAAAATTCATCAAGGAGGGGCTCTATTTTTAGTTAATAATAAAATAAATCACACAAGATTTGAGCATTCCGTAGGAGTAATGCTTCTAATTAAAAGGTTAGGAGGGAATATCGAAGAACAAATTGCAGGATTACTTCATGATATTTCACATACAGCTTTTTCTCATCTGATTGACTATGTTTTAGAAATTGAAGAAGAAGATTTTCATGAGAGAAGGTATGAAGAGGTTTTACAAAATCGGGAACTGTTTTTAATTCTTGAAAAGTATGGATTTACAATGAATCAATTCTCAAAAATTGAGCAATACCATATCTTAGAGTATCCATTGCCATATTTATCCGCAGATAGGATCGATTATACCTTGAGAGACTTATTTCAGATTGGTAAAATATCAACAAATGAAATTGATTGGTTTTTGGATGGACTGATAACTCATGAAAATAGAGTTGTGCTTAAATCTGAAGAATATGGAAAATGGTTTCAGTCAAAGTATAATTATCTAAATACCGCATATTTTGGAGGAGAAGAGAGTAAGCTGATCAATACAGTAATGAAGCAAATTATTAAAAACTGCCTAAGAGAGGGAACAATTGAGATAAGCGATTTTTATGAAGATGATTTTTATTTGATTGAAAAAATTGAAAAGATCATGAACTTGAAGAAGCATATCGGGGAATTAACTCTTAAAGGATTAGGTAATAACGATATTAAGACTAAATCAAGAATAGTAAATCCTGAAGTTCTTGTAAATAACAAAGTAACAAGGTTATCGGAAATAAAATAG